From the Micromonospora sediminicola genome, one window contains:
- a CDS encoding DUF6510 family protein has product MTDMSYLDGNMLDGPLRELFAVDLSSTTGRCDTCGTTGPMAGLHVYSHAPGLIGRCPTCTGVMVRLVRAPERAWLDLRGSTYLQVPMPLDQGFRPAR; this is encoded by the coding sequence ATGACGGACATGTCCTACCTGGACGGCAACATGCTCGACGGGCCGCTGCGCGAACTCTTCGCGGTCGACCTGAGCAGCACCACCGGGCGGTGCGACACCTGCGGGACGACCGGCCCGATGGCCGGCCTGCACGTCTACTCGCACGCGCCGGGCCTGATCGGCCGGTGCCCCACCTGCACCGGCGTGATGGTGCGGCTGGTCCGCGCGCCGGAGCGGGCCTGGCTGGACCTGCGCGGCAGCACCTACCTCCAGGTCCCGATGCCGCTCGACCAGGGTTTCCGACCCGCCCGCTGA
- a CDS encoding sulfite oxidase-like oxidoreductase — translation MGIVSPGFQGRPRSSAPDLPPGQYLTEDFPVLSAGPTPRVKLDTWEFVLTSETGAEYRWSWDELMGLPQDTPTVDLHCVTRWSKLGTTWQGVSLDTLLDGVDTGARYALAHSYGGYTTNLPLDDLRGGRAWVVHTYDGGPLPAEHGGPARLLVPHLYLWKSAKWVHGIRLLVDDRPGFWETAGYHDYGDPWREQRYQGD, via the coding sequence GTGGGAATCGTCTCGCCGGGCTTCCAGGGCCGGCCCCGTTCGTCCGCACCCGACCTGCCGCCGGGGCAGTACCTCACCGAGGACTTCCCGGTGCTCTCCGCCGGCCCGACACCCCGGGTGAAGCTGGACACCTGGGAGTTCGTCCTGACCAGCGAAACCGGCGCGGAGTACCGCTGGTCGTGGGACGAGCTGATGGGCCTGCCGCAGGACACCCCGACCGTGGACCTGCACTGCGTCACCCGCTGGTCCAAGCTCGGCACCACCTGGCAGGGCGTCTCACTCGACACGCTGCTCGACGGCGTCGACACCGGCGCCCGCTACGCCCTGGCCCACTCCTACGGCGGCTACACCACCAACCTGCCGCTGGACGACCTGCGTGGCGGGCGGGCCTGGGTGGTGCACACCTACGACGGCGGCCCGCTGCCGGCCGAGCACGGCGGCCCGGCCCGGCTGCTCGTCCCGCACCTCTACCTGTGGAAGTCCGCCAAGTGGGTGCACGGGATCCGGCTGCTCGTCGACGACCGGCCGGGTTTCTGGGAGACCGCCGGCTACCACGACTACGGCGACCCGTGGCGCGAGCAGCGCTACCAGGGCGACTGA
- a CDS encoding ferredoxin reductase produces MAAPATGRRVAPLTWRVARLVERRIETPTAQTLVLDVPGWPGHLPGQHVDLRLTAPDGYQAARSYSLAGPAEGERIEVTVQRVPDGEVSPYLVDTYAEGDPVEVRGPVGGWFVWRTDETAPVLLVGGGSGVVPLMAMVRARRAAGSRVPFRLIYSVRTPDDVIYADELRRRARDDQGLDVAYVYTRQAPDGWRGEPHRIGLADVNSHGWPPDLEPLCYVCGPTGFVETVADLLVGLGHPTRRVRTERFGPTG; encoded by the coding sequence GTGGCGGCCCCGGCCACCGGCCGTCGGGTCGCGCCGCTGACCTGGCGGGTGGCCCGACTGGTCGAGCGGCGGATCGAGACGCCGACCGCGCAGACGCTGGTGCTGGACGTGCCCGGCTGGCCGGGGCACCTGCCCGGCCAGCACGTCGACCTGCGCCTGACCGCTCCCGACGGCTACCAGGCTGCCCGCTCCTACTCGCTGGCCGGTCCGGCCGAGGGGGAGCGGATCGAGGTGACCGTGCAGCGGGTGCCCGACGGCGAGGTGTCGCCCTACCTGGTCGACACCTACGCCGAGGGCGACCCGGTGGAGGTGCGCGGACCGGTCGGCGGCTGGTTCGTCTGGCGCACCGACGAGACCGCGCCGGTGCTGCTGGTGGGCGGTGGTTCCGGGGTGGTGCCGCTGATGGCCATGGTCCGGGCGCGCCGGGCCGCGGGCAGCCGGGTCCCGTTCCGGTTGATCTACTCGGTGCGCACCCCCGACGACGTGATCTACGCCGACGAGCTGCGCCGCCGGGCCCGCGACGACCAGGGCCTGGACGTCGCGTACGTCTACACCAGGCAGGCGCCCGACGGCTGGCGGGGCGAACCGCACCGGATCGGCCTGGCCGACGTGAACAGCCACGGCTGGCCGCCCGACCTGGAGCCGCTCTGCTACGTCTGCGGCCCCACCGGCTTCGTCGAGACCGTGGCCGACCTGCTGGTGGGGCTGGGCCACCCGACCCGGCGGGTCCGGACCGAGCGCTTCGGCCCGACCGGCTGA